In Patescibacteria group bacterium, a single window of DNA contains:
- a CDS encoding pyridoxal phosphate-dependent aminotransferase: protein MLKPIRPFSKRITKIEVSAIKQMALKATEYKNVVSFGWGVPSFRTKEEIRDAVRDAFQNDPHLDKYAPVSGLTSLREKIARTWPKRYGFEISPKEVLVSAGAMEAMMGLMMVLFDPGDEVLVMDPGFASHIEEMEVTGLVPSYVHLDESKGWGLTERALEKAISKKSRGIIIINPNNPTGHVYARADIELIARFAVQHHLWLIVDEPYEYLVFDGKKLFHPLLIPEARNNVIAVHSFSKKFAMTGWRVGYFVGSEELVKEFMKFHDNTIVSAPRISQIAALAALDIPDSAFADELKEMHARRDLICQWLDRMPDLFTYVRPTGAYYIFPKIIAPGLDDVTLAERLLNEVQVVTTPGSAFGPVGQNHLRLTFSGTREEISEGMERISKWWEAEKKRK, encoded by the coding sequence ATGTTGAAACCCATTCGACCTTTTAGTAAGCGCATAACTAAAATTGAAGTGTCCGCCATCAAGCAGATGGCGCTGAAGGCTACGGAATACAAGAACGTGGTATCGTTCGGCTGGGGCGTGCCGTCGTTTCGGACAAAAGAGGAGATACGGGACGCGGTGCGTGACGCGTTTCAGAATGATCCTCATCTGGATAAATATGCGCCCGTGTCGGGACTTACCAGCTTGCGCGAAAAGATCGCGCGCACCTGGCCGAAGCGCTATGGGTTTGAGATCTCGCCAAAAGAAGTGCTCGTGTCTGCGGGCGCTATGGAGGCGATGATGGGATTGATGATGGTGCTTTTCGATCCCGGAGACGAGGTGCTCGTGATGGACCCGGGATTCGCGTCGCACATCGAAGAAATGGAAGTGACCGGCCTTGTTCCTTCTTATGTCCATCTGGACGAATCAAAGGGATGGGGATTGACGGAGCGCGCGCTTGAGAAAGCAATTTCCAAAAAAAGCAGAGGGATTATCATTATCAATCCCAACAATCCCACCGGCCATGTATATGCGCGTGCAGATATTGAGTTAATAGCGCGTTTCGCCGTGCAGCACCATTTGTGGCTTATCGTAGATGAACCTTACGAATACCTGGTATTCGACGGGAAAAAATTATTCCATCCCCTGCTGATCCCAGAAGCGCGGAATAATGTGATTGCGGTGCACTCTTTTTCCAAGAAATTCGCCATGACCGGCTGGCGCGTGGGATACTTCGTGGGATCGGAGGAGTTGGTAAAAGAATTCATGAAATTCCACGACAATACGATTGTGAGTGCACCGCGCATTTCCCAAATCGCAGCGCTCGCCGCGCTAGATATCCCGGACAGCGCGTTTGCGGATGAATTAAAAGAAATGCACGCGCGCAGAGACCTGATCTGCCAATGGCTCGACAGGATGCCGGATCTCTTCACCTATGTGCGCCCCACTGGCGCGTATTACATTTTTCCGAAAATAATCGCGCCGGGGTTGGATGACGTGACGCTCGCGGAACGCCTCCTGAATGAGGTGCAGGTCGTGACCACGCCGGGCTCTGCTTTCGGGCCTGTGGGCCAAAATCACCTGCGTCTCACTTTCAGCGGCACGAGAGAAGAAATCAGTGAAGGGATGGAGAGGATATCAAAATGGTGGGAAGCGGAAAAAAAGAGAAAATAA
- the leuB gene encoding 3-isopropylmalate dehydrogenase, whose translation MYKNILVLPGDGIGPEVTAETVKMLKAVAEKFGHDFHFRHELIGAAAIDATGDPLPPKTIEAAKDTDAILLGAVGLPKYDQDPHATVRPEQGLLKIRKDFDLFANIRPIRLFSPLLDASSLKQEVLEGADIVFFRELVGGIYFGEPRGRNVARDEAWDTMRYTKDAVVRIARMAFEAARRRKKTLRSVDKANVLECSRLWRETVNEVARDYSDVALTHMYVDNAAMQLIKNPRQFDVVLTENMFGDILTDEASQIAGSLGLLASASLGPGVGLFEPIHGSAPDIAGKGIANPIASILSGAMLLEYAFGLKTESDAVWRAVSSVLESGYRTFDIKDTTTTDDKIVGTKTMGDLIVSQFPRISV comes from the coding sequence ATGTATAAAAATATCTTAGTTTTACCGGGTGACGGCATAGGACCGGAGGTGACCGCAGAAACCGTCAAGATGCTGAAAGCGGTCGCGGAAAAATTCGGACACGATTTCCATTTTCGTCATGAGTTGATTGGTGCTGCGGCAATCGACGCGACAGGCGATCCCCTGCCGCCAAAAACCATTGAAGCTGCCAAGGACACAGACGCGATTTTGCTCGGCGCGGTGGGCTTGCCGAAATACGACCAGGACCCGCATGCCACGGTGAGACCGGAACAGGGACTCTTGAAAATCCGCAAAGATTTTGATTTGTTCGCAAATATCCGCCCAATCAGGCTCTTCTCTCCACTCCTCGACGCTTCTTCATTGAAACAGGAGGTCCTTGAAGGCGCGGATATCGTATTTTTCAGGGAACTGGTCGGCGGCATTTACTTTGGAGAGCCGCGGGGCAGAAACGTGGCGCGGGACGAAGCATGGGATACCATGCGCTATACCAAAGATGCCGTCGTGCGGATCGCCCGCATGGCGTTTGAGGCGGCGCGCAGAAGGAAAAAAACGCTCCGTTCCGTAGACAAGGCAAACGTCCTGGAATGTTCCCGCCTCTGGCGGGAGACCGTGAACGAAGTTGCGCGCGATTACTCCGACGTCGCGCTCACGCATATGTATGTGGATAACGCCGCCATGCAATTAATAAAAAATCCGCGCCAATTCGACGTGGTCCTCACGGAAAACATGTTCGGCGACATCCTGACCGACGAAGCATCGCAAATTGCGGGAAGTCTTGGCCTGCTCGCGTCCGCGAGCCTTGGGCCGGGTGTGGGTTTATTTGAGCCTATCCACGGATCGGCGCCGGATATCGCCGGGAAGGGCATCGCAAACCCGATCGCCTCCATCCTTTCCGGCGCAATGCTGCTTGAGTACGCGTTCGGCCTCAAAACAGAATCGGATGCCGTATGGCGCGCCGTGTCGTCGGTGTTAGAGAGCGGATATCGTACCTTTGATATCAAAGATACCACCACCACGGACGATAAAATTGTAGGAACGAAAACGATGGGTGATTTGATCGTATCTCAATTTCCGCGTATATCTGTATAA
- the leuD gene encoding 3-isopropylmalate dehydratase small subunit translates to MSQAPFKNFSSLLVPLLMDDVDTDQIIPARFLIATGKEGYGENLFRDLRFNPQGEAGPEFPLNNPLYETPRAHAHGISLKGDQAESAVAVLPPSRKASADPQSRIHPRADARGFPAEADKNARILLAHRDFGSGSSREHAVWALSEYGFKAVIAITFGDIFKNNCYKNGLLPVSLPEVAVDQMHKDAAGSPQEEAHLDLERQTVSWKGKDYRFEIDPFVKACLRDGVDEIGYILKFEPEIAAFEQRQSQE, encoded by the coding sequence ATGTCACAGGCTCCATTCAAAAATTTTTCTTCGCTCCTCGTTCCTCTGCTGATGGACGACGTGGACACTGACCAGATCATACCCGCGCGGTTTTTGATCGCAACCGGAAAGGAAGGCTATGGGGAAAATCTATTCCGTGATTTGCGGTTTAATCCGCAGGGCGAGGCAGGGCCGGAATTTCCTCTCAATAATCCCCTGTATGAAACTCCGCGGGCTCACGCCCACGGTATCTCTCTCAAGGGAGATCAGGCGGAATCCGCCGTAGCAGTCCTGCCGCCTTCGCGCAAGGCTTCGGCGGATCCGCAGTCCCGCATTCATCCGCGGGCTGACGCCCGCGGTTTTCCTGCGGAGGCGGATAAAAATGCAAGGATATTGCTCGCGCATAGGGATTTTGGCAGCGGCTCTTCCCGCGAACATGCGGTCTGGGCGCTTTCTGAATACGGGTTCAAGGCCGTGATTGCGATTACCTTCGGCGATATTTTTAAAAATAACTGCTATAAAAACGGCCTTCTTCCCGTTTCATTGCCTGAAGTGGCCGTGGACCAAATGCATAAAGATGCCGCAGGTAGTCCGCAAGAAGAAGCGCACCTTGACCTAGAACGGCAAACCGTGAGTTGGAAAGGCAAGGACTACCGCTTTGAGATTGATCCGTTCGTGAAAGCATGTCTCCGCGACGGGGTAGATGAGATTGGATATATTCTTAAATTTGAGCCGGAGATTGCTGCGTTCGAGCAACGACAGTCACAAGAATAG
- the leuC gene encoding 3-isopropylmalate dehydratase large subunit, with amino-acid sequence MSKTLYDKIWDAHVVREAPKDPAKAGLTGQAPNEPAIIYIDLHLIHEVTSPQAFAGLKTRGMRVRRPDLTFATMDHAVPSRGRFERVWKDGNAQKQVNTLEENCRAEGITLYGLESDKQGIVHVIGPELGLTQPGMTIVCGDSHTSSHGAFGALAFGIGTSEVEQVFATQCLLQKKTKTMAITITGELPRGVYAKDIILSIIRRIGVGGGVGYTLEYRGNTIEKLSMEERLTVCNMSIEAGARAGMIAPDQTTVDYLLSKISFPTEESKRATIATWLSFRGDSDAAFDREVKMDASEIEPMVTWGINPGMSVKVSEHIPDDTANPEVKKALDYMGMQPGQRVIGQRIDYVFIGSCTNARIEDLRVAAQFLKGGKIAAGRIVYVVPGSQSVKKQAEAEGLKEIFENAGCEWRDPGCSMCIAMNGDVVPPGKYCASTSNRNFIGRQGQGARTLLMSPAMAAVAAIEGKVTDVRKYIQ; translated from the coding sequence ATGTCCAAGACCTTGTACGACAAAATATGGGACGCGCATGTGGTGCGGGAAGCCCCGAAGGACCCCGCCAAGGCGGGGCTTACGGGGCAGGCGCCGAATGAACCTGCGATCATCTACATTGACCTTCATCTCATCCATGAGGTGACCTCACCGCAGGCGTTTGCGGGGCTAAAAACGCGCGGAATGAGGGTGCGCCGCCCTGATCTCACCTTTGCCACCATGGATCATGCGGTGCCCTCGCGGGGACGCTTCGAAAGAGTGTGGAAAGACGGAAATGCGCAGAAACAAGTGAATACGCTTGAAGAGAATTGCCGCGCAGAAGGCATCACTCTCTACGGGCTTGAGAGCGACAAGCAAGGAATTGTCCACGTCATCGGGCCAGAACTCGGCCTCACCCAGCCGGGCATGACCATCGTGTGCGGTGACAGCCATACGTCCTCGCACGGCGCGTTTGGCGCCCTCGCCTTCGGTATCGGCACGTCGGAAGTTGAACAGGTGTTCGCTACCCAGTGCCTCCTGCAAAAAAAGACCAAAACCATGGCCATCACCATCACCGGTGAGCTTCCGCGGGGGGTGTATGCAAAAGACATCATCCTTTCCATCATCCGGCGGATCGGTGTGGGCGGCGGCGTGGGCTACACTCTGGAATACCGCGGGAATACAATAGAAAAATTAAGCATGGAAGAGAGGCTCACGGTGTGCAACATGAGCATTGAAGCGGGCGCGCGCGCCGGCATGATCGCGCCGGATCAGACGACGGTCGATTATCTGCTCTCAAAAATTTCCTTTCCTACCGAAGAATCAAAACGCGCGACAATAGCCACATGGCTTTCCTTTCGCGGTGATTCGGACGCGGCGTTTGACCGTGAAGTGAAGATGGACGCGTCTGAAATCGAGCCCATGGTGACCTGGGGCATCAATCCGGGCATGTCCGTGAAGGTGAGTGAACACATTCCTGATGACACCGCGAATCCTGAAGTGAAGAAAGCGCTTGACTATATGGGAATGCAACCGGGCCAGCGGGTCATAGGGCAACGCATCGATTATGTATTTATCGGCAGCTGCACCAATGCGCGCATTGAAGACCTGCGCGTCGCCGCGCAATTCCTGAAAGGGGGGAAAATCGCGGCGGGCCGCATCGTCTACGTGGTGCCGGGATCGCAAAGTGTGAAGAAACAGGCGGAAGCGGAAGGGCTGAAGGAAATATTCGAAAATGCCGGATGCGAATGGCGCGATCCGGGCTGCAGCATGTGCATCGCGATGAACGGCGATGTCGTGCCCCCGGGGAAATACTGCGCGTCCACATCCAACCGCAACTTCATTGGCAGGCAGGGCCAGGGCGCGCGCACGCTCCTCATGTCCCCTGCCATGGCGGCCGTGGCGGCTATTGAAGGCAAGGTGACGGACGTGAGAAAATATATTCAATAA